In Limnohabitans sp. INBF002, one genomic interval encodes:
- the rsmB gene encoding 16S rRNA (cytosine(967)-C(5))-methyltransferase RsmB, which yields MSEHTSTSIPLWQQLQAVAQALAQVRRGVSGTAALDAVPSALRPGVQALLFQALRQLGRAQALRAQLASRAPAPLPDALLCTALALAWDPENAPYEPHTLVNQAVEAAKQTRSLQMQANFLNACLRRFLRERDALVRATDNDVHAQWNHPEWWVKRLQKDHPDHWQDILRANNQAAPMTWRVNTARTSREALQTDWANHGLPSHPVGEQGLVLEQAHNVRDIPGFAEGLCSVQDAAAQCAAQILLNGLAPAHQPLRILDACAAPGGKTAHLLEMLNDQSEVIALDIDPQRCERIAQNMQRIGRSAKVIAADAALTKTWWDGQLFDAILLDAPCTASGIVRRHPDVRWLRREADIDKLAAIQKNLLKQLWPLVKPGGRLLYCTCSVFRAEGENQAKTFVEHNTNARLLPSLGHLRPQTHATTALLTDNLPGDHDGFYYALLEKLPTP from the coding sequence ATGAGCGAACACACGTCTACCTCCATCCCCTTGTGGCAACAGCTGCAAGCTGTTGCGCAAGCCTTGGCGCAAGTGCGTCGTGGTGTCTCTGGCACGGCTGCGCTAGACGCGGTGCCATCGGCGCTGCGTCCCGGTGTGCAAGCCTTGCTGTTTCAAGCGCTGCGACAACTCGGCCGTGCGCAAGCCCTGCGTGCGCAGTTGGCCTCGCGTGCGCCCGCCCCGCTGCCCGATGCGCTGTTGTGCACGGCACTGGCCTTGGCGTGGGACCCAGAGAACGCGCCCTATGAGCCGCACACCTTGGTGAACCAAGCTGTTGAGGCTGCCAAGCAAACCCGCAGCTTGCAAATGCAGGCTAACTTTTTGAATGCGTGTTTGCGCCGTTTTTTGCGTGAGCGCGATGCGCTTGTGCGTGCCACAGACAACGATGTGCATGCGCAATGGAACCACCCCGAGTGGTGGGTCAAGCGTCTGCAAAAAGACCACCCTGACCATTGGCAAGACATCTTGCGCGCCAACAACCAAGCGGCACCCATGACATGGCGTGTCAACACCGCGCGCACCAGTCGCGAAGCTTTGCAAACGGACTGGGCCAACCATGGTTTGCCGTCGCATCCTGTGGGCGAACAAGGCTTGGTGCTTGAGCAAGCGCACAACGTGCGTGACATTCCTGGTTTTGCCGAAGGCTTGTGTTCGGTGCAAGATGCAGCGGCCCAATGTGCCGCGCAAATTTTGTTGAATGGTTTGGCTCCTGCGCATCAACCGCTGCGCATCTTGGATGCGTGTGCGGCACCTGGCGGCAAAACAGCACATTTGCTGGAAATGTTGAACGACCAGTCCGAGGTCATCGCTTTGGACATTGACCCACAGCGTTGTGAGCGCATCGCGCAAAACATGCAACGCATTGGGCGTAGCGCCAAAGTCATTGCGGCAGATGCCGCGTTGACCAAAACTTGGTGGGATGGTCAGCTGTTTGATGCGATTCTTTTGGATGCACCCTGTACAGCCTCTGGCATTGTGCGGCGTCACCCCGATGTGCGTTGGTTGCGTCGAGAGGCGGACATCGACAAACTCGCGGCGATTCAGAAAAACTTACTCAAGCAGCTTTGGCCCTTGGTCAAGCCCGGCGGTCGTTTGCTGTATTGCACATGCTCGGTTTTCAGAGCCGAGGGCGAGAACCAGGCCAAAACGTTTGTTGAACACAACACCAATGCCCGTTTACTGCCGTCTCTGGGCCATTTAAGGCCTCAAACCCATGCAACGACGGCCTTGCTCACCGACAATCTACCAGGTGACCATGACGGCTTTTATTACGCACTGCTGGAAAAACTTCCTACGCCTTGA
- the rpoC gene encoding DNA-directed RNA polymerase subunit beta': MKSLLDLFKQFTPDEHFDAIKIGMASPEKIRSWSFGEVKKPETINYRTFKPERDGLFCAKIFGPIKDYECLCGKYKRLKHRGVICEKCGVEVTQTKVRRERMGHIDLAAPCAHIWFLKSLPSRLGLVLDMTLRDIERVLYFEAYVVTDPGMTPLKKFAIMSEDDYEAKVVEYGDEFIAKMGAEGIKDLLEGLDLDVEIEKLRNDLTGSEIKIKKNAKRLKLMEAFKKSGIKPEWMVLTVLPVLPPDLRPLVPLDGGRFATSDLNDLYRRVINRNSRLRRLLELKAPEIIARNEKRMLQEAVDSLLDNGRRGKAMTGANKRALKSLADMIKGKSGRFRQNLLGKRVDYSGRSVITVGPTLKLHQCGLPKLMALELFKPFIFSRLEAMGIATTIKAAKKEVESGSAVVWDILEEVIKEHPVMLNRAPTLHRLGIQAFEPILIEGKAIQLHPLVCSAFNADFDGDQMAVHVPLSVEAQMEARTLMLASNNILFPANGEPSIVPSQDVVLGLYYATRDRINGKGEGLVFANLTEVQRALDAGVVELTAKVAVRLTEWTKDKETGEFLPSTSLVDTTVGRALLSEILPKGLPFSNINKSLKKKEISKLINVSFRKCGLKETVVFADKLLQNGFRLATRAGISIAIDDMLVPPEKGAIISASEKEVKDIEQQYVSGLVTSGERYNKVVDIWGKAGDAVSKVMMDQLRKEKTIDRHGKEVEQESFNSIYMMADSGARGSAAQIRQLAGMRGLMAKPDGSIIETPITANFREGLNVLQYFISTHGARKGLADTALKTANSGYLTRRLVDVTQDLVVTEHDCGTTNGQLMRAIVEGGEVIESLRDRILGRTAVEDVLNPETRAVLVKAGVMLDEDIIDEIEAAGVDEVKVRTALNCETRFGLCAMCYGRDLGRGGLVNNGEAVGVIAAQSIGEPGTQLTMRTFHIGGAASRAAVASSVEAKSNGVIGFNSTMRYVSNTKGELVVISRSGEIIIHDEHGRERERHKVPYGAILSVKPDQTLKAGVILANWDPLTRPIITEFAGKVQFENVEEGLTVAKQVDEVTGLSTLVVIDPKRRGSTKVVRPQVKLIDASGKEVKIPGTDHAVTIGFQIGALIQVRDGQDVGPGEVLARIPVEGQKTRDITGGLPRVAELFEARSPKDKGMLAEMTGTVSFGKETKGKVRLQITDPEGKVWDELIPKEKNILVHEGQVVNKGESVVDGPADPQDILRLLGMEELARYIVDEVQDVYRLQGVKINDKHIEVIVRQMLRRVVVESVGDSNYIAGEQVERSEILNTNEALQRDGKVPATFTNLLLGITKASLSTDSFISAASFQETTRVLTEAAIMGKRDELRGLKENVIVGRLIPAGTGMAYHKARKVKDAMDDAERRAIAEAEAAELAGDSSEEETQVDHGAGEEA, from the coding sequence ATGAAATCATTACTCGACCTGTTCAAGCAGTTCACGCCCGATGAGCATTTCGATGCCATCAAAATTGGCATGGCTTCTCCCGAGAAGATCCGTTCATGGTCTTTCGGCGAAGTGAAAAAGCCAGAAACCATCAACTACCGTACCTTCAAGCCTGAGCGCGATGGTCTGTTTTGCGCCAAGATCTTTGGCCCTATCAAAGACTACGAATGCTTGTGCGGCAAATACAAACGCCTCAAGCACCGCGGCGTGATTTGCGAGAAGTGCGGCGTTGAAGTCACACAAACCAAAGTGCGTCGCGAGCGCATGGGTCACATTGACCTGGCTGCACCTTGCGCCCACATCTGGTTCTTGAAGTCATTGCCATCACGTTTGGGCCTCGTGCTCGACATGACCCTGCGTGACATCGAGCGCGTGTTGTACTTTGAAGCATATGTGGTGACCGATCCCGGCATGACACCTTTGAAGAAGTTCGCCATCATGTCGGAAGACGACTACGAAGCCAAAGTGGTGGAGTACGGTGACGAATTCATCGCCAAGATGGGCGCTGAAGGCATCAAAGATTTGCTCGAAGGTCTCGACCTCGATGTTGAAATCGAAAAGCTGCGCAACGACTTGACCGGCTCTGAAATCAAGATCAAGAAAAACGCCAAGCGTTTGAAATTGATGGAGGCGTTCAAGAAGTCAGGCATCAAGCCCGAGTGGATGGTGTTGACTGTCTTGCCCGTGTTGCCACCTGATTTGCGTCCTTTGGTGCCGTTGGACGGCGGTCGTTTTGCGACCTCCGATTTGAACGACTTGTACCGTCGCGTGATCAACCGTAACAGCCGCCTGCGTCGTTTGCTCGAACTCAAGGCGCCTGAAATCATTGCACGCAACGAAAAGCGTATGTTGCAAGAAGCCGTGGACAGCTTGCTGGACAACGGCCGTCGCGGCAAGGCCATGACAGGCGCTAACAAGCGCGCCTTGAAGTCTTTGGCTGACATGATCAAAGGTAAGAGCGGTCGTTTCCGTCAAAACTTGTTGGGTAAGCGCGTCGACTATTCAGGTCGTTCCGTGATTACCGTGGGCCCAACTTTGAAACTGCACCAGTGCGGTTTGCCCAAGTTGATGGCACTCGAGTTGTTCAAGCCTTTCATCTTCTCGCGTCTCGAAGCCATGGGCATCGCGACCACGATCAAGGCCGCGAAGAAAGAAGTCGAATCCGGCTCAGCCGTGGTGTGGGACATCTTGGAAGAGGTGATCAAAGAGCACCCCGTGATGTTGAACCGTGCGCCTACGCTGCACCGCTTGGGTATCCAAGCGTTCGAACCTATCTTGATCGAAGGTAAAGCCATTCAGTTGCACCCACTCGTCTGTTCAGCGTTCAACGCCGACTTCGACGGTGACCAAATGGCCGTTCACGTGCCTTTGTCTGTGGAAGCACAGATGGAAGCCCGTACCTTGATGCTGGCTTCGAACAACATCTTGTTCCCTGCCAACGGCGAACCCTCTATCGTTCCTTCACAAGACGTTGTGTTGGGCTTGTACTACGCCACCCGCGACCGTATCAACGGCAAGGGCGAAGGCTTGGTGTTTGCCAACTTGACCGAAGTGCAACGTGCGTTGGACGCTGGCGTGGTCGAATTGACCGCCAAAGTGGCCGTGCGTTTGACCGAGTGGACCAAGGACAAAGAAACCGGTGAGTTCTTGCCGAGCACCAGCTTGGTTGACACCACCGTGGGCCGCGCTTTGTTGTCGGAAATCTTGCCCAAGGGCTTGCCCTTCTCGAACATCAACAAGTCGTTGAAGAAGAAAGAAATTTCTAAGCTCATCAACGTGTCATTCCGCAAGTGCGGTTTGAAAGAGACCGTCGTGTTCGCCGACAAACTGTTGCAAAACGGTTTCCGTTTGGCGACTCGCGCTGGCATCTCCATCGCGATTGACGACATGTTGGTGCCGCCAGAAAAAGGCGCCATCATCAGCGCGTCTGAAAAAGAAGTCAAAGACATCGAACAGCAATACGTGTCCGGTTTGGTGACTTCTGGCGAGCGTTACAACAAGGTGGTGGACATCTGGGGTAAGGCTGGCGACGCTGTGTCAAAGGTGATGATGGACCAACTCCGCAAAGAGAAGACCATCGACCGCCACGGCAAAGAAGTCGAACAAGAATCGTTCAACTCCATCTACATGATGGCCGACTCTGGCGCTCGCGGTTCTGCCGCTCAGATCCGTCAGTTGGCTGGTATGCGTGGTCTGATGGCCAAGCCTGACGGCTCCATCATTGAGACACCCATCACGGCGAACTTCCGTGAAGGTCTGAACGTGTTGCAGTACTTTATTTCCACCCACGGTGCACGTAAAGGTCTGGCCGACACGGCGTTGAAGACAGCGAACTCAGGTTACTTGACACGTCGTTTGGTTGACGTGACCCAAGACTTGGTGGTCACTGAACACGATTGCGGTACGACCAACGGTCAACTCATGCGCGCCATCGTTGAAGGTGGTGAAGTGATTGAATCATTGCGCGACCGTATCTTGGGCCGCACTGCGGTTGAAGATGTGTTGAACCCAGAAACACGTGCGGTGTTGGTCAAGGCCGGCGTCATGCTGGACGAAGACATCATTGACGAAATCGAAGCCGCTGGCGTCGACGAAGTCAAAGTGCGCACTGCATTGAATTGCGAAACACGCTTCGGCTTGTGCGCCATGTGTTACGGCCGTGACTTGGGTCGCGGTGGCTTGGTCAACAACGGTGAAGCTGTCGGCGTGATCGCTGCGCAGTCCATCGGTGAACCCGGTACACAGCTGACCATGCGTACGTTCCACATCGGTGGTGCAGCGTCTCGTGCCGCCGTGGCTTCCAGCGTGGAAGCCAAGTCGAATGGTGTGATTGGTTTCAACTCCACCATGCGCTATGTGTCCAACACCAAGGGCGAGTTGGTGGTGATTTCTCGCTCAGGCGAAATCATCATCCACGACGAACATGGCCGTGAGCGTGAGCGTCACAAAGTGCCGTACGGTGCGATTCTGTCGGTCAAGCCCGACCAGACCCTCAAGGCTGGTGTGATCTTGGCCAACTGGGATCCATTGACGCGCCCCATCATCACTGAATTCGCCGGTAAGGTGCAATTCGAAAACGTCGAAGAAGGCCTCACCGTTGCCAAACAAGTGGACGAAGTCACCGGCTTGTCTACCTTGGTGGTGATTGACCCGAAACGTCGCGGCTCAACCAAAGTGGTTCGTCCACAGGTCAAGCTGATCGATGCGTCTGGCAAAGAAGTGAAGATCCCTGGCACAGACCACGCGGTGACGATTGGTTTCCAAATCGGCGCGCTGATTCAAGTGCGCGACGGTCAAGATGTGGGCCCAGGCGAAGTCTTGGCACGTATCCCTGTTGAAGGTCAAAAGACCCGCGACATTACCGGCGGTTTGCCACGTGTGGCCGAACTGTTCGAAGCTCGCTCACCCAAAGACAAGGGTATGTTGGCCGAGATGACCGGTACTGTGTCGTTTGGTAAGGAAACCAAAGGCAAGGTTCGTTTGCAGATCACGGATCCAGAAGGCAAAGTGTGGGACGAACTCATTCCTAAAGAGAAGAACATCTTGGTCCACGAAGGCCAAGTGGTCAACAAAGGCGAGAGCGTTGTGGACGGCCCAGCCGACCCACAAGACATCTTGCGTTTGCTCGGCATGGAAGAGTTGGCTCGCTACATCGTCGACGAAGTGCAAGACGTTTACCGCTTGCAAGGCGTGAAGATCAACGACAAGCACATTGAAGTGATCGTGCGTCAAATGTTGCGTCGCGTTGTGGTCGAAAGCGTGGGTGATTCCAACTACATCGCTGGCGAACAAGTTGAGCGTTCTGAGATCCTCAACACCAACGAAGCGCTGCAACGTGATGGCAAAGTCCCCGCGACTTTCACCAACTTGTTGTTGGGTATCACCAAAGCGTCCTTGTCGACCGACTCGTTCATCTCTGCGGCTTCTTTCCAAGAAACCACACGTGTGTTGACCGAAGCTGCCATCATGGGCAAGCGCGACGAATTGCGCGGCTTGAAAGAAAACGTCATCGTCGGCCGCCTGATTCCTGCAGGTACCGGCATGGCTTATCACAAAGCCCGCAAGGTCAAAGACGCGATGGACGACGCCGAGCGCCGCGCCATTGCTGAAGCCGAAGCGGCTGAGTTGGCTGGAGACTCTTCGGAAGAAGAAACTCAAGTCGATCACGGCGCTGGCGAAGAAGCGTAA
- the rpoB gene encoding DNA-directed RNA polymerase subunit beta, translating into MAYSYTERKRIRKSFGSRDSVLEIPYLLQMQKDAYTAFLQADVAPKKRTNEGLQAAFEAAFPIVSHNGFVEMKYLEYNLAKPAFDVRECQTRGLTFSSAVRARVQLIIYDRESSTPQSKVVKEVKEQEVYMGEVPLMTDKGSFIINGTERVIVSQLHRSPGVFFEHDKGKTHSSGKLLFSARIIPYRGSWLDFEFDPKDLLYFRVDRRRKMPVSILLKAIGLTPETILANFFVNDNFRLMDSGAQMEFVAERLRGEVARFDITDKAGKVIVAKDKRVTARHTRELDESKTTHISVPEDFLIGRVLAKNIIDSDTGELIARANDELTEALLKKLREAGVQELQCIYTNELDQGAYISQTLRTDETVDEFAARVAIYRMMRPGEPPTEDAVQALFQRLFYNPDTYDLSRVGRMKFNAKVGTPESTGPMVLTNDDILSVVKILVDLRNGRGEVDDIDHLGNRRVRCVGELAENQYRTGLARIEKAVKERLGQAEQEPLMPHDLINSKPISAALKEFFGASQLSQFMDQTNPLAEITHKRRVSALGPGGLTRERAGFEVRDVHVTHYGRVCPIETPEGPNIGLINSLALYARLNEYGFIETPYRRVVDGKVTMDIDYLSAIEEGKYVIAQANAALDKDGKLTGDLVSARENGESILCGAERIQYMDVSPAQIVSVAASLVPFLEHDDANRALMGANMSRQAVPVLRPEKPMVGTGIERVAAVDSGTVVTATRGGVVDYVDATRVVVRVNDAEAQAGEVGVDIYNLIKYQRSNQNTNIHQRPIVKRGDKIAKGDVVADGASTDLGEIAIGQNMLIAFMPWNGYNFEDSILISERVVAEDRYTSIHIEELVVMARDTKLGAEEITRDIPNLAEQQLNRLDDSGIIYVGAEVQPGDTLVGKVTPKGETTLTPEEKLLRAIFGEKASDVKDTSLRVSQGSQGTVIDVQVFTREGIVRDKRAQQIIDDELKRFRLDLNDQLRIVEADAFDRIEKLLNGKTANGGPNKLAKGSKIDKAYLASVEKFHWFDIRPSDEETAGQLESIKNAMEQTRHSFDLAFEEKRKKLTQGDELPAGVLKMVKVYLAVKRRLQPGDKMAGRHGNKGVVSKIVPVEDMPYMADGTPCDIVLNPLGVPSRMNVGQVLEVHLGWAGKGIGQRIGNMLQAEAKAAEIRSFMEELYNGSGRKEDLTKLSDAQIVEMAGNLTNGVPFATPVFDGAAEEDIRTMLKLAYPEDIAKAKGLTATRTQANLFDGRTGEAFERPTTIGYMHFLKLHHLVDDKMHARSTGPYSLVTQQPLGGKAQFGGQRFGEMEVWALEAYGASYTLQEMLTVKSDDVQGRTKVYESIVKGEHSIEAGMPESFNVLVKEIRSLGIDIELDRA; encoded by the coding sequence ATGGCCTACTCATACACCGAACGCAAGCGTATCCGCAAGAGTTTCGGCAGCCGCGACAGCGTGCTGGAAATTCCATATTTGTTGCAGATGCAAAAAGACGCGTACACCGCGTTCTTGCAAGCTGATGTCGCCCCTAAAAAGCGTACCAACGAAGGTCTGCAAGCTGCATTTGAAGCTGCATTCCCCATCGTGTCGCACAACGGTTTTGTCGAGATGAAATATCTCGAATACAACTTGGCCAAGCCCGCCTTTGACGTGCGCGAATGCCAAACCCGTGGTTTGACTTTCTCTTCAGCTGTGCGCGCTCGCGTGCAACTCATCATTTACGACCGTGAGTCCTCTACACCACAGTCCAAAGTGGTCAAGGAAGTGAAAGAGCAAGAGGTCTACATGGGCGAAGTGCCTTTGATGACAGACAAAGGTTCTTTCATCATCAACGGTACCGAGCGCGTGATCGTGTCTCAGTTGCACCGTTCGCCTGGCGTGTTCTTCGAACACGACAAGGGCAAGACCCACAGCTCTGGCAAATTGTTGTTCAGCGCGCGCATCATCCCTTACCGCGGTTCATGGCTCGACTTCGAATTCGACCCCAAAGACTTGCTGTACTTCCGCGTCGACCGTCGTCGCAAGATGCCCGTCTCTATTTTGTTGAAAGCCATCGGCTTGACACCAGAGACCATCCTCGCGAACTTCTTCGTGAACGACAACTTCCGCTTGATGGACAGCGGCGCACAAATGGAATTTGTGGCCGAACGTCTGCGCGGCGAAGTGGCGCGCTTTGACATCACTGACAAAGCCGGCAAAGTGATCGTTGCCAAAGACAAGCGCGTGACCGCACGTCACACCCGCGAGTTGGACGAAAGCAAAACCACGCACATCAGCGTCCCAGAAGATTTCTTGATTGGCCGCGTGTTGGCCAAGAACATCATCGACAGCGACACAGGCGAATTGATTGCCCGTGCCAACGATGAGTTGACAGAAGCCTTGCTCAAGAAATTGCGCGAAGCCGGCGTGCAAGAACTCCAATGTATCTACACCAACGAACTCGACCAAGGTGCGTACATTTCGCAAACCTTGCGCACGGACGAAACCGTGGACGAATTCGCTGCACGCGTGGCCATCTATCGCATGATGCGCCCTGGCGAGCCACCGACAGAAGATGCGGTGCAAGCCTTGTTCCAACGTTTGTTCTACAACCCAGACACGTACGATTTGTCGCGCGTGGGTCGTATGAAGTTCAATGCCAAAGTGGGCACACCAGAATCCACAGGCCCCATGGTTTTGACCAACGACGACATCTTGTCTGTTGTGAAAATCTTGGTGGACTTGCGCAACGGCCGTGGCGAAGTCGATGACATCGACCACTTGGGTAACCGTCGCGTGCGTTGCGTGGGCGAATTGGCTGAAAACCAATACCGCACAGGTTTGGCACGTATCGAAAAAGCCGTGAAAGAGCGTTTGGGCCAAGCCGAGCAAGAGCCGCTCATGCCTCACGACTTGATCAACTCCAAGCCAATTTCTGCTGCGCTCAAAGAATTCTTCGGCGCATCACAGTTGTCACAGTTCATGGACCAAACCAACCCCTTGGCCGAGATCACGCACAAGCGTCGCGTCTCAGCATTGGGCCCAGGTGGTTTGACACGCGAACGCGCAGGCTTTGAAGTCCGTGACGTGCACGTGACCCACTACGGTCGTGTGTGTCCTATCGAAACGCCAGAAGGTCCAAACATTGGTTTGATCAACTCTTTGGCTTTGTACGCCCGTTTGAACGAGTACGGTTTCATTGAAACCCCATACCGTCGCGTGGTGGACGGCAAAGTGACGATGGACATCGATTACTTGTCCGCCATCGAAGAAGGCAAATACGTTATTGCTCAAGCCAACGCGGCTTTGGACAAAGACGGCAAGCTGACTGGCGACTTGGTGTCTGCCCGTGAAAACGGCGAATCCATTTTGTGCGGCGCAGAGCGCATCCAGTACATGGACGTGTCTCCAGCGCAGATCGTGTCTGTGGCGGCCTCTTTGGTTCCGTTCCTCGAGCACGATGACGCGAACCGCGCGTTGATGGGTGCCAACATGTCACGTCAAGCCGTGCCTGTGTTGCGTCCAGAAAAGCCAATGGTCGGTACCGGTATCGAGCGCGTTGCTGCGGTCGACTCGGGCACTGTGGTGACCGCCACTCGCGGTGGTGTGGTGGACTATGTCGACGCAACCCGCGTTGTGGTTCGCGTGAACGACGCCGAAGCACAAGCTGGCGAAGTGGGCGTGGACATCTACAACCTCATCAAGTACCAACGTTCTAACCAAAACACCAACATCCACCAGCGTCCGATCGTCAAGCGTGGCGACAAGATTGCCAAGGGTGACGTGGTGGCTGACGGTGCATCGACTGACCTGGGCGAAATCGCCATCGGTCAAAACATGTTGATCGCCTTCATGCCTTGGAACGGCTACAACTTCGAAGACTCGATCTTGATCAGCGAGCGCGTGGTGGCAGAAGACCGCTACACCTCGATCCACATCGAAGAACTCGTGGTGATGGCGCGCGACACCAAGTTGGGCGCCGAAGAAATCACACGCGATATTCCTAACTTGGCTGAGCAACAACTCAACCGTTTGGATGACTCCGGCATCATCTACGTGGGTGCAGAAGTGCAACCCGGCGACACACTGGTCGGCAAGGTCACGCCAAAAGGCGAAACCACACTGACACCAGAAGAAAAACTGTTGCGCGCGATCTTCGGCGAAAAAGCCAGCGATGTGAAAGATACATCTCTGCGCGTGAGCCAAGGTTCGCAAGGCACGGTCATCGACGTGCAAGTCTTCACGCGTGAAGGCATCGTGCGTGACAAGCGTGCTCAGCAAATTATTGATGACGAACTCAAGCGTTTCCGTCTCGATTTGAACGACCAGCTCCGCATCGTGGAAGCTGACGCGTTTGACCGTATCGAAAAACTCTTGAACGGCAAAACCGCCAACGGCGGTCCCAACAAGTTGGCCAAGGGCAGCAAGATCGACAAGGCCTATTTGGCTTCTGTCGAGAAGTTCCACTGGTTCGACATCCGTCCTTCTGATGAAGAAACTGCAGGCCAGTTGGAAAGCATCAAGAACGCGATGGAACAAACCCGCCACAGCTTTGACTTGGCCTTCGAAGAGAAGCGCAAGAAGTTGACGCAAGGCGACGAGTTGCCAGCAGGCGTGTTGAAGATGGTCAAGGTCTACTTGGCCGTCAAGCGTCGCTTGCAGCCTGGTGACAAGATGGCCGGTCGTCACGGTAACAAGGGTGTGGTGTCAAAGATCGTTCCGGTCGAAGACATGCCTTACATGGCCGACGGCACACCTTGCGACATCGTGTTGAACCCCTTGGGCGTTCCTTCACGTATGAACGTGGGTCAGGTGTTGGAAGTTCACTTGGGTTGGGCTGGTAAAGGTATCGGTCAACGCATTGGCAACATGCTCCAAGCAGAAGCCAAAGCCGCTGAAATCCGCAGCTTCATGGAAGAGTTGTACAACGGTTCAGGCCGCAAAGAAGACTTGACCAAGCTGAGCGACGCGCAAATCGTCGAGATGGCTGGCAACTTGACCAACGGTGTTCCTTTTGCAACCCCCGTGTTCGACGGCGCTGCAGAAGAAGACATCCGCACCATGTTGAAGTTGGCATATCCAGAAGACATCGCCAAGGCGAAAGGTCTGACGGCGACGCGTACACAAGCGAACTTGTTTGACGGCCGTACTGGCGAAGCTTTCGAGCGTCCAACCACCATCGGCTACATGCACTTCTTGAAGCTCCACCATTTGGTCGACGACAAGATGCACGCACGTTCTACCGGCCCGTACAGCTTGGTCACGCAGCAGCCGCTGGGTGGTAAGGCTCAGTTCGGTGGTCAGCGTTTCGGTGAGATGGAAGTGTGGGCTTTGGAAGCTTACGGCGCGTCTTACACATTGCAAGAAATGCTCACCGTCAAGTCCGACGACGTGCAAGGCCGTACCAAGGTGTACGAGAGCATCGTCAAAGGCGAACACTCGATCGAAGCGGGCATGCCCGAATCGTTCAACGTGTTGGTCAAAGAAATTCGTTCATTGGGCATCGACATTGAGTTGGACCGCGCCTAA
- the rplL gene encoding 50S ribosomal protein L7/L12 yields MAFDKDAFLTALDSMTVLELNELVKAIEEKFGVSAAAMAAPAAAGGGAAAAEEKTEFNVMLMEAGANKVSVIKAVREITGLGLKEAKDMVDGAPKAVKEGASKADAEAAKKKLEEAGAKVELK; encoded by the coding sequence ATGGCATTCGATAAAGACGCATTTTTGACCGCGCTCGACAGCATGACGGTCTTGGAACTCAACGAACTGGTGAAAGCCATCGAAGAGAAGTTTGGCGTGAGCGCTGCCGCTATGGCCGCTCCTGCTGCTGCTGGTGGCGGTGCCGCTGCTGCAGAAGAGAAGACTGAATTCAACGTCATGTTGATGGAAGCCGGCGCAAACAAAGTGTCCGTGATTAAAGCAGTTCGCGAAATCACCGGTCTGGGCTTGAAAGAAGCCAAAGACATGGTTGACGGCGCTCCAAAGGCTGTGAAAGAAGGCGCTTCTAAGGCTGACGCTGAAGCCGCTAAGAAGAAGCTCGAAGAAGCTGGTGCTAAGGTTGAACTGAAGTAA
- the rplJ gene encoding 50S ribosomal protein L10, which translates to MSLNRSEKEAVISEVTTLAAQAQTLVIAEYRGITVADMTKLRNQARSNGVTLSVLKNTLARRAVTGSSFEVVADQMTGPLIYGFSVDAIAAAKVVANFAKTNDKLVIRAGVYGGKALDANGVKQLASIPSKEVLLAQLCGLLMSPMSRTAVVLGALAAQKGETAAA; encoded by the coding sequence TTGAGTCTTAATCGCAGTGAGAAAGAAGCGGTCATTTCAGAAGTGACCACGCTCGCCGCCCAAGCTCAAACGCTGGTGATTGCGGAATACCGCGGCATCACGGTCGCTGACATGACTAAGTTGCGCAACCAAGCGCGCAGCAACGGTGTGACCCTGAGCGTGTTGAAAAACACACTCGCACGCCGTGCTGTGACTGGTAGCTCATTCGAAGTCGTCGCCGACCAGATGACCGGTCCGCTGATCTATGGCTTCTCTGTTGACGCTATTGCTGCCGCTAAGGTGGTGGCTAACTTCGCGAAAACCAACGACAAGTTGGTGATCCGCGCTGGCGTTTACGGTGGTAAAGCTTTGGACGCGAACGGCGTTAAGCAATTGGCAAGCATCCCTTCGAAAGAAGTGTTGTTGGCTCAGTTGTGTGGCTTGTTGATGTCGCCTATGTCTCGCACCGCAGTGGTGTTGGGCGCTTTGGCTGCTCAAAAAGGCGAAACAGCTGCCGCTTAA